A single window of Nasonia vitripennis strain AsymCx chromosome 4, Nvit_psr_1.1, whole genome shotgun sequence DNA harbors:
- the LOC100123058 gene encoding cyclin-dependent kinase 7 — protein sequence MVEKLRRYEKIDFLGEGQFATVYKAKDTVTDKIVAVKKIKVGSHAEAKDGINRTALREIKLLQELKHENIIGLLDVFGHKSNVSLVFDFMDTDLEVIIKDTNIVLTPANIKSFMIQTLQGLDYLHFNWILHRDLKPNNLLISSDGIVKIGDFGLAKFYGSPNRVNTHQVVTRWYRAPELLFGARLYGAGIDMWAIGCILAELLLRVPFLPGESDLDQLTKIFQVLGTPTEETWPGVTKLPDFIQFKPFPAVPLKDIFTAAGDDLLDLLASLLNINPIERCSCDQALQMTYFSNNPPPTPKARLPLPMAIRRQTENKPSLKRKLLEATDGATLAKRLLF from the exons ATGGTCGAGAAACTGAGAAGATACGAGAAAATCGACTTTCTCGGAGAAGGACAG TTCGCCACGGTATACAAGGCCAAAGACACCGTAACGGACAAAATTGTAGCTGTAAAAAAG ATCAAAGTCGGAAGTCATGCCGAGGCAAAGGATGGAATAAACAGAACAGCCCTCAGAGAAATCAAGTTGTTGCAAGAGCTGAAACATGAAAATATCATTGGCCTGTTGGATGTTTTTGGCCACAAGTCAAACGTTTCTTTAGTCTTTGATTTTATGGACACCGATTTGGAAGTCATAATCAAAGACACAAACATAGTGTTGACACCTGCGAATATCAAGTCTTTCATGATACAGACTCTGCAAGGTCTAGATTATTTGCACTTCAATTGGATACTACACAGGGATTTGAAACCTAATAATCTGCTGATAAGTAGTGATGGTATTGTGAAAATTGGAGATTTTGGCTTGGCCAAGTTTTATGGCTCCCCTAACAGGGTAAACACACATCAAGTAGTAACGAGGTGGTATCGAGCTCCAGAACTTTTATTCGGTGCTAGACTTTATGGTGCTGGAATTGACATGTGGGCAATTGGTTGTATCTTAGCAGAATTGTTATTGCGTGTTCCCTTCTTACCAGGAGAATCTGACTTGGATCAACTGACCAAAATTTTTCAG GTTTTAGGGACACCTACCGAAGAAACATGGCCTGGAGTCACAAAGTTGCCAGATTTCATCCAGTTCAAGCCTTTTCCAGCTGTACCGTTAAAAGACATATTTACTGCTGCTGGTGATGATCTACTAGATCTGCTTGCTAGTCTACTGAACATAAATCCTATAGAGAGGTGTAGTTGCGATCAAGCATTGCAAATGACTTATTTTAGTAATAATCCTCCTCCAACGCCAAAGGCCAGATTACCACTGCCAATGGCCATTAGACGTCAGACAGAAAACAAACCCAgtttaaaacgaaaattgttAGAAGCAACAGATGGTGCTACACTTGCTAAAAGACtgctattttaa
- the LOC100123046 gene encoding DET1 homolog, with product MTEREPKIEIVNESCPIKPRKIGPQNIAIRLRQRETFGCLYPGTQVLVARQFYQNVFPNYTVVNVEKPPCFLRKFSPDGKYLVAFSADQTSIEIYEYRGAAGAADLLVGCKGEYIGHKNDEKSFHIRNHIFKRFFKTKWVVNVVQSNEQLNRECSLFTDDGRYVIVGSAAHIPDEIRPHFYQIYSNNEALTPNPRSPLEDYSIHLVDIRNGRLCDTRHFKIDKIYLSQNQGLYLYKDILAVLSVQHQTIHIFQLLDGMFINVRTIGRFCLEDEAYLVSSVFPDVNRKPFKDTTINSLKHKLLVYLYKRAAYISHATRDPYELRRFYQYFEQLSSLRMWKMQLLDTDHILVRYASEEVATLQASEPNAQPALLVVYDIVSAKILAAYDNASTELLTQFENFTDFFRNARMSTDCQYMCSPSNNIYARLMQQRFKQTIISARYGGVTEATKRLLAQLPICAQSYSSSPYLDLSLFCYDDKWVSMMERPKACGEHPIRFYARDSGLLKFRMHAGILGRSAPVIARRLVAFTFHPTDPFAISVQRTNAEYIVSFHVRHV from the exons ATGACAGAGAGAGAACCCAAAATTGAAATTGTAAATGAATCATGCCCGATAAAGCCAAGAAAAATTGGTCCACAAAATATAGCCATAAGATTGCGGCAAAGAGAAACTTTTGGATGCCTATACCCAGGAACTCAGGTGCTTGTAGCTAGGcaattttatcaaaatgtaTTTCCAAACTATACAGTGGTGAATGTGGAGAAACCACCATGTTTTCTCAGGAAATTCAGTCCAGATGGAAAGTATTTAGTAGCTTTTAGTGCAGACCAAACTTCTATCGAAATTTACGAATATAGAGGAGCAGCAGGTGCTGCAGATTTGTTGGTTGGCTGCAAAGGAGAATATATTGGACACAAAAATGACGAGAAATCGTTTCACATACGAAATCACATTTTTAAGAGATTCTTTAAA ACAAAATGGGTCGTGAACGTTGTACAAAGCAATGAGCAATTGAATAGAGAGTGCAGCCTATTCACCGATGATGGACGATATGTGATAGTAGGGTCTGCAGCACATATCCCTGATGAAATCAGACCTCATTTTTACCAG aTTTACTCCAATAATGAAGCACTGACTCCTAATCCTAGATCCCCTTTGGAGGATTATAGTATTCATCTAGTTGATATTCGAAATGGACGATTATGTGATACAAGacattttaaaatagataaaatttatttatctcAAAACCAAG GTCTTTATTTGTATAAGGATATTCTTGCGGTTTTGTCAGTACAACATCAAACCatacatatttttcaattgttGGATGGAATGTTCATAAATGTCAGAACAATCGGCAG GTTTTGTCTTGAAGATGAAGCATATTTAGTCTCAAGTGTCTTTCCAGATGTTAATCGAAAACCTTTTAAAGATACAACAATAAATAGTTTGAAACATAAACTTCTTGTTTATTTGTACAAAAGAGCTGCATACATTAGTCATGCAACAAGAGATCCGTACGAATTACGACGTTTCTATCAATATTTTGAGCAG CTCAGTTCCTTGAGGATGTGGAAAATGCAATTGTTGGACACCGATCACATTTTAGTGAGGTATGCAAGTGAAGAAGTTGCTACTTTACAAGCAAGTGAACCCAATGCTCAACCAGCCTTATTAGTTGTATACGATATAGTGTCTGCCAAAATCTTAGCTGCTTATGATAATGCATCTACAGAGTTATTGACACAATTCGAAAACTTCACGGATTTCTTTAGAAACGCAAGAATGAGTACAGACTGTCAATATATGTGCTCTCCATCgaataatatttatgcaaG ATTAATGCAACAAAGATTCAAACAAACGATCATAAGTGCCCGTTACGGAGGTGTCACAGAAGCCACCAAAAGGTTGCTTGCTCAGTTACCCATATGTGCCCAGTCCTACTCGAGTTCTCCCTATCTCGACCTGTCTTTGTTTTGTTACGACGACAAGTGGGTCTCGATGATGGAAAGACCGAAAGCATGTGGAGAACATCCGATCAG GTTTTATGCTCGAGATTCAGGACTTTTAAAGTTCAGGATGCACGCGGGAATTTTGGGAAGGTCTGCACCTGTTATCGCCAGGAGATTAGTGGCATTTACCTTCCATCCGACTGATCCTTTTGCAATATCAGTACAACGTACAAACGCCGAATATATAGTTAGTTTTCACGTTCGACACGTATAA
- the LOC100680438 gene encoding E3 ubiquitin-protein ligase Iruka isoform X4, with translation MAEAIVDGTSSISRFFCHRCSVEIEHLLPDYTCPRCSTGFIEKLERGSAESGSGMDIDNQDLNEIEVDDLPSHFQLPLAFLQEPTALSRYRRNRRNSSSVQSTPRNTSSRNQQQQQQSLSPQIDSLLQDLFANLSGIGFGFQPGQGPVLFLGNPGDYVWGQHGLDSIVTQLLNQMDETGPPPLPKKKIEEIPTTTVSQTQIDCKLQCSVCWEDFVLEESVRQLPCQHVYHAPCIVPWLELHGTCPICRQSLGEQSTFDANQDTVGPSLAALFRAANESSSSRTSSASLGSSSRNDSPNEL, from the exons ATGGCCGAAGCCATTGTAGACGGGACTTCGTCGATCAGTCGATTTTTCTGTCACCGATGCAGCGTCGAGATCGAGCATTTGCTACCG GACTACACGTGCCCAAGATGTTCCACCGGATTCATCGAGAAGCTGGAGAGAGGCAGTGCAGAGAGCGGCTCTGGGATGGATATAGATAACCAAGACCTCAACGAAATAGAAGTTGACGAC TTACCAAGCCATTTTCAGCTACCCCTAGCTTTTCTTCAAGAACCAACGGCTCTTTCGAGATATCGTAGGAATAGGAGAAATTCCTCCAGTGTGCAATCGACTCCACGAAATACTAG CTCCAGGaatcaacagcagcaacaacagagCTTATCACCTCAAATAGATAGTCTACTGCAAGATCTCTTCGCCAATCTTTCTGGTATTGGATTTGGTTTTCAACCAGGACAGGGACCAGT ACTGTTTTTGGGAAATCCTGGAGATTATGTTTGGGGCCAACATGGATTGGATTCCATTGTTACACAGTTGTTGAATCAAATGGATGAAACCGGACCGCCACCACTAcctaaaaagaaaatagaagAAATACCTACTACCACAGTATCACAGACACAGATTG ATTGTAAATTACAGTGTTCGGTATGTTGGGAAGACTTTGTGCTTGAAGAGTCTGTCAGACAACTACCTTGTCAGCATGTTTACCACGCACCTTGTATTGTTCCATGGCTAGAGCTT CATGGAACTTGTCCAATATGTAGGCAAAGTCTAGgagagcaatcgacatttgACGCGAATCAAGATACAGTTGGACCAAGTTTAGCTGCACTGTTCAG AGCTGCAAACGAGTCTAGCAGTAGTAGAACCTCTTCAGCATCATTGGGAAGTAGTTCAAGAAATGATTCACCGAACGAACTTTGA
- the LOC100680438 gene encoding E3 ubiquitin-protein ligase Iruka isoform X3, with the protein MAEAIVDGTSSISRFFCHRCSVEIEHLLPDYTCPRCSTGFIEKLERGSAESGSGMDIDNQDLNEIEVDDLPSHFQLPLAFLQEPTALSRYRRNRRNSSSVQSTPRNTSSRNQQQQQQSLSPQIDSLLQDLFANLSGIGFGFQPGQGPVFDIRLFLGNPGDYVWGQHGLDSIVTQLLNQMDETGPPPLPKKKIEEIPTTTVSQTQIDCKLQCSVCWEDFVLEESVRQLPCQHVYHAPCIVPWLELHGTCPICRQSLGEQSTFDANQDTVGPSLAALFRAANESSSSRTSSASLGSSSRNDSPNEL; encoded by the exons ATGGCCGAAGCCATTGTAGACGGGACTTCGTCGATCAGTCGATTTTTCTGTCACCGATGCAGCGTCGAGATCGAGCATTTGCTACCG GACTACACGTGCCCAAGATGTTCCACCGGATTCATCGAGAAGCTGGAGAGAGGCAGTGCAGAGAGCGGCTCTGGGATGGATATAGATAACCAAGACCTCAACGAAATAGAAGTTGACGAC TTACCAAGCCATTTTCAGCTACCCCTAGCTTTTCTTCAAGAACCAACGGCTCTTTCGAGATATCGTAGGAATAGGAGAAATTCCTCCAGTGTGCAATCGACTCCACGAAATACTAG CTCCAGGaatcaacagcagcaacaacagagCTTATCACCTCAAATAGATAGTCTACTGCAAGATCTCTTCGCCAATCTTTCTGGTATTGGATTTGGTTTTCAACCAGGACAGGGACCAGT ATTCGATATTAGACTGTTTTTGGGAAATCCTGGAGATTATGTTTGGGGCCAACATGGATTGGATTCCATTGTTACACAGTTGTTGAATCAAATGGATGAAACCGGACCGCCACCACTAcctaaaaagaaaatagaagAAATACCTACTACCACAGTATCACAGACACAGATTG ATTGTAAATTACAGTGTTCGGTATGTTGGGAAGACTTTGTGCTTGAAGAGTCTGTCAGACAACTACCTTGTCAGCATGTTTACCACGCACCTTGTATTGTTCCATGGCTAGAGCTT CATGGAACTTGTCCAATATGTAGGCAAAGTCTAGgagagcaatcgacatttgACGCGAATCAAGATACAGTTGGACCAAGTTTAGCTGCACTGTTCAG AGCTGCAAACGAGTCTAGCAGTAGTAGAACCTCTTCAGCATCATTGGGAAGTAGTTCAAGAAATGATTCACCGAACGAACTTTGA
- the LOC100680438 gene encoding E3 ubiquitin-protein ligase RNF115 isoform X2, protein MAEAIVDGTSSISRFFCHRCSVEIEHLLPDYTCPRCSTGFIEKLERGSAESGSGMDIDNQDLNEIEVDDLPSHFQLPLAFLQEPTALSRYRRNRRNSSSVQSTPRNTRSHRTRSRNQQQQQQSLSPQIDSLLQDLFANLSGIGFGFQPGQGPVLFLGNPGDYVWGQHGLDSIVTQLLNQMDETGPPPLPKKKIEEIPTTTVSQTQIDCKLQCSVCWEDFVLEESVRQLPCQHVYHAPCIVPWLELHGTCPICRQSLGEQSTFDANQDTVGPSLAALFRAANESSSSRTSSASLGSSSRNDSPNEL, encoded by the exons ATGGCCGAAGCCATTGTAGACGGGACTTCGTCGATCAGTCGATTTTTCTGTCACCGATGCAGCGTCGAGATCGAGCATTTGCTACCG GACTACACGTGCCCAAGATGTTCCACCGGATTCATCGAGAAGCTGGAGAGAGGCAGTGCAGAGAGCGGCTCTGGGATGGATATAGATAACCAAGACCTCAACGAAATAGAAGTTGACGAC TTACCAAGCCATTTTCAGCTACCCCTAGCTTTTCTTCAAGAACCAACGGCTCTTTCGAGATATCGTAGGAATAGGAGAAATTCCTCCAGTGTGCAATCGACTCCACGAAATACTAGGTCTCATAGAACTCG CTCCAGGaatcaacagcagcaacaacagagCTTATCACCTCAAATAGATAGTCTACTGCAAGATCTCTTCGCCAATCTTTCTGGTATTGGATTTGGTTTTCAACCAGGACAGGGACCAGT ACTGTTTTTGGGAAATCCTGGAGATTATGTTTGGGGCCAACATGGATTGGATTCCATTGTTACACAGTTGTTGAATCAAATGGATGAAACCGGACCGCCACCACTAcctaaaaagaaaatagaagAAATACCTACTACCACAGTATCACAGACACAGATTG ATTGTAAATTACAGTGTTCGGTATGTTGGGAAGACTTTGTGCTTGAAGAGTCTGTCAGACAACTACCTTGTCAGCATGTTTACCACGCACCTTGTATTGTTCCATGGCTAGAGCTT CATGGAACTTGTCCAATATGTAGGCAAAGTCTAGgagagcaatcgacatttgACGCGAATCAAGATACAGTTGGACCAAGTTTAGCTGCACTGTTCAG AGCTGCAAACGAGTCTAGCAGTAGTAGAACCTCTTCAGCATCATTGGGAAGTAGTTCAAGAAATGATTCACCGAACGAACTTTGA
- the LOC100680438 gene encoding E3 ubiquitin-protein ligase RNF115 isoform X1 — protein sequence MAEAIVDGTSSISRFFCHRCSVEIEHLLPDYTCPRCSTGFIEKLERGSAESGSGMDIDNQDLNEIEVDDLPSHFQLPLAFLQEPTALSRYRRNRRNSSSVQSTPRNTRSHRTRSRNQQQQQQSLSPQIDSLLQDLFANLSGIGFGFQPGQGPVFDIRLFLGNPGDYVWGQHGLDSIVTQLLNQMDETGPPPLPKKKIEEIPTTTVSQTQIDCKLQCSVCWEDFVLEESVRQLPCQHVYHAPCIVPWLELHGTCPICRQSLGEQSTFDANQDTVGPSLAALFRAANESSSSRTSSASLGSSSRNDSPNEL from the exons ATGGCCGAAGCCATTGTAGACGGGACTTCGTCGATCAGTCGATTTTTCTGTCACCGATGCAGCGTCGAGATCGAGCATTTGCTACCG GACTACACGTGCCCAAGATGTTCCACCGGATTCATCGAGAAGCTGGAGAGAGGCAGTGCAGAGAGCGGCTCTGGGATGGATATAGATAACCAAGACCTCAACGAAATAGAAGTTGACGAC TTACCAAGCCATTTTCAGCTACCCCTAGCTTTTCTTCAAGAACCAACGGCTCTTTCGAGATATCGTAGGAATAGGAGAAATTCCTCCAGTGTGCAATCGACTCCACGAAATACTAGGTCTCATAGAACTCG CTCCAGGaatcaacagcagcaacaacagagCTTATCACCTCAAATAGATAGTCTACTGCAAGATCTCTTCGCCAATCTTTCTGGTATTGGATTTGGTTTTCAACCAGGACAGGGACCAGT ATTCGATATTAGACTGTTTTTGGGAAATCCTGGAGATTATGTTTGGGGCCAACATGGATTGGATTCCATTGTTACACAGTTGTTGAATCAAATGGATGAAACCGGACCGCCACCACTAcctaaaaagaaaatagaagAAATACCTACTACCACAGTATCACAGACACAGATTG ATTGTAAATTACAGTGTTCGGTATGTTGGGAAGACTTTGTGCTTGAAGAGTCTGTCAGACAACTACCTTGTCAGCATGTTTACCACGCACCTTGTATTGTTCCATGGCTAGAGCTT CATGGAACTTGTCCAATATGTAGGCAAAGTCTAGgagagcaatcgacatttgACGCGAATCAAGATACAGTTGGACCAAGTTTAGCTGCACTGTTCAG AGCTGCAAACGAGTCTAGCAGTAGTAGAACCTCTTCAGCATCATTGGGAAGTAGTTCAAGAAATGATTCACCGAACGAACTTTGA
- the LOC100680438 gene encoding E3 ubiquitin-protein ligase Iruka isoform X5, which translates to MDIDNQDLNEIEVDDLPSHFQLPLAFLQEPTALSRYRRNRRNSSSVQSTPRNTRSHRTRSRNQQQQQQSLSPQIDSLLQDLFANLSGIGFGFQPGQGPVFDIRLFLGNPGDYVWGQHGLDSIVTQLLNQMDETGPPPLPKKKIEEIPTTTVSQTQIDCKLQCSVCWEDFVLEESVRQLPCQHVYHAPCIVPWLELHGTCPICRQSLGEQSTFDANQDTVGPSLAALFRAANESSSSRTSSASLGSSSRNDSPNEL; encoded by the exons ATGGATATAGATAACCAAGACCTCAACGAAATAGAAGTTGACGAC TTACCAAGCCATTTTCAGCTACCCCTAGCTTTTCTTCAAGAACCAACGGCTCTTTCGAGATATCGTAGGAATAGGAGAAATTCCTCCAGTGTGCAATCGACTCCACGAAATACTAGGTCTCATAGAACTCG CTCCAGGaatcaacagcagcaacaacagagCTTATCACCTCAAATAGATAGTCTACTGCAAGATCTCTTCGCCAATCTTTCTGGTATTGGATTTGGTTTTCAACCAGGACAGGGACCAGT ATTCGATATTAGACTGTTTTTGGGAAATCCTGGAGATTATGTTTGGGGCCAACATGGATTGGATTCCATTGTTACACAGTTGTTGAATCAAATGGATGAAACCGGACCGCCACCACTAcctaaaaagaaaatagaagAAATACCTACTACCACAGTATCACAGACACAGATTG ATTGTAAATTACAGTGTTCGGTATGTTGGGAAGACTTTGTGCTTGAAGAGTCTGTCAGACAACTACCTTGTCAGCATGTTTACCACGCACCTTGTATTGTTCCATGGCTAGAGCTT CATGGAACTTGTCCAATATGTAGGCAAAGTCTAGgagagcaatcgacatttgACGCGAATCAAGATACAGTTGGACCAAGTTTAGCTGCACTGTTCAG AGCTGCAAACGAGTCTAGCAGTAGTAGAACCTCTTCAGCATCATTGGGAAGTAGTTCAAGAAATGATTCACCGAACGAACTTTGA